One Campylobacter sp. RM16192 genomic region harbors:
- a CDS encoding DUF1353 domain-containing protein, with amino-acid sequence MFRNDLVVTHLVGTGSYRLKEALIYVGSDLVVIPAGFIFDGASVPKLFTNIFPKSGARYDRAACLHDWLYATQTTSRKEADDLFLQAMKADGVNWITRKTIYRAVRMFGWSAWRKVNRDEADKLVDSLSYA; translated from the coding sequence ATGTTTAGAAACGATTTAGTAGTTACACATCTTGTCGGCACGGGTTCATACAGATTGAAAGAAGCTTTAATATATGTAGGTTCTGACCTTGTCGTGATACCTGCGGGCTTTATTTTTGATGGGGCAAGCGTGCCAAAGCTTTTTACAAACATATTTCCAAAATCAGGAGCTAGATACGATAGGGCGGCTTGTTTGCATGATTGGCTTTATGCTACACAAACCACCAGCAGAAAAGAAGCTGATGATTTGTTTTTGCAGGCAATGAAAGCAGACGGCGTGAATTGGATTACTCGCAAGACTATTTATAGGGCTGTGAGAATGTTTGGGTGGAGTGCGTGGAGAAAGGTGAATAGAGATGAGGCTGATAAGCTTGTTGACAGCTTGTCTTATGCTTAG
- a CDS encoding DUF4376 domain-containing protein, with amino-acid sequence MKYYNTKTKETIWENHIETKKGIFFLDSLTKEQREEFSLIPIVENKALEQPKDKYQYIKTTTEETEEAYIITEEIADVDIEMAKSIKLEELKKIRESKIAEPLNNVDVRNEKDIDNLDGSIRYFESLTTTGKIKWTMSDDTDKEMTKAELEEILKNYALRKALIFSQYQAYKTQVSSASSIDAIKAIVWG; translated from the coding sequence ATGAAATACTACAACACAAAAACTAAAGAGACTATCTGGGAAAACCATATAGAAACAAAAAAAGGTATATTCTTCTTAGATAGCCTTACAAAAGAGCAAAGAGAAGAGTTTAGCCTTATTCCGATTGTAGAGAATAAGGCTTTAGAGCAGCCTAAAGATAAGTATCAATACATTAAAACAACCACTGAGGAGACTGAAGAAGCTTACATTATTACTGAAGAGATAGCCGATGTTGATATTGAAATGGCTAAGAGCATTAAGCTAGAGGAGCTTAAAAAGATCAGAGAATCTAAGATAGCAGAACCTCTTAACAACGTAGATGTTAGAAATGAGAAGGATATAGACAACCTAGATGGCTCTATTCGATATTTTGAAAGCTTGACAACTACAGGCAAGATTAAATGGACTATGTCAGACGATACTGACAAGGAAATGACTAAGGCTGAGCTAGAGGAAATACTTAAAAATTACGCCCTTAGAAAAGCTTTGATATTTTCACAGTATCAAGCCTATAAAACTCAAGTATCTTCAGCTTCTAGTATAGATGCTATTAAAGCTATAGTGTGGGGGTAG
- a CDS encoding leucine-rich repeat domain-containing protein, whose product MIYGSSFRKTSSGLKDYEFLSQDKGEGLYHQDSSGAITLLERGNIVSGGRYAHSSSYKNMFGKRIKSISGDAFYGSGIQKAAFPKVKEIGKRAFQQCRKLTKVKFPLVKELKEDTFYMCKSLTSAIFPEVTSIGKKCFNNCNVLSEISFPKVTTVGFNVFRDSLIREIDFPLLTSVGGEGFYSCKRLEKVKLPNIETISESCFSSCDRLVDVYLPKVRSTEDNAFWGCSALSSITLPEVISVGRASFVHCRGLTTVSLPKANIIKEYAFHNCNRLTEINIPLVTLIEQGAFLQCSSLRELTLPNITQINTNAFSSCDNLRLITCKKGMRDMVRTAIRSSSLSQYIEIREI is encoded by the coding sequence ATGATTTACGGAAGTTCATTTAGAAAAACTTCATCGGGCTTAAAAGACTATGAGTTTTTATCCCAAGATAAAGGAGAAGGATTATACCATCAAGATAGTTCCGGGGCTATAACTCTTTTGGAGAGAGGAAATATTGTCTCGGGCGGAAGATATGCTCATTCTAGTTCTTATAAAAATATGTTTGGTAAAAGGATAAAAAGTATTTCAGGAGATGCTTTTTATGGCAGTGGTATTCAGAAAGCCGCTTTTCCCAAAGTTAAAGAGATTGGTAAAAGGGCTTTTCAGCAATGCAGGAAATTAACTAAGGTGAAGTTTCCGCTAGTGAAAGAACTTAAGGAGGATACATTTTATATGTGCAAATCATTAACTTCTGCCATATTCCCGGAAGTAACTTCCATCGGTAAAAAGTGCTTTAACAATTGTAACGTTTTGTCGGAAATATCATTCCCAAAAGTAACAACAGTAGGATTCAATGTTTTCCGAGATTCCCTAATTAGAGAGATAGATTTTCCTTTATTAACTTCAGTTGGAGGAGAAGGTTTTTATTCATGTAAAAGACTGGAAAAAGTAAAGTTACCAAACATTGAAACTATAAGCGAGAGTTGTTTTTCTTCTTGTGATAGGTTAGTTGATGTTTATCTTCCTAAAGTAAGAAGTACTGAAGATAATGCATTTTGGGGTTGTAGTGCTTTATCATCGATAACTTTGCCGGAAGTTATATCCGTTGGGAGAGCATCTTTTGTACATTGCAGGGGGTTAACTACTGTATCTCTTCCAAAAGCCAATATAATAAAGGAGTATGCTTTCCATAATTGCAATCGATTAACAGAAATCAATATCCCACTAGTTACCCTTATTGAGCAGGGAGCTTTTTTACAATGTTCTAGCCTTAGAGAACTTACATTACCAAATATTACTCAGATTAATACTAATGCTTTTTCTTCTTGTGACAACTTAAGATTAATAACTTGTAAAAAGGGAATGAGAGACATGGTTAGAACGGCTATAAGAAGCTCAAGCTTATCACAATATATTGAAATTAGGGAAATATAA
- a CDS encoding SU10 major capsid protein, with the protein MAITTTGYQSPATKREGLKPSIYEKILLIGADETPILSLIGTSMVKGIEHSWLTDTLAAPKKNAQLEISDFEDTRKSTLQKTSNAVQIFTSNVSVSRSMQAVATYGGKELERETAKRAKEHKLDMEYALFGLGRGSAPTNAKKSVFEAPKVRTDGAAGEMAGIFHFLAKGKASFDTNGAIGMRGNVMAFDASKNWEGAATLLTEEVLAQILQQIWDSGAKPKDVFLGAALKPAINKFAQRQFGNEKAINSSVVSLDTDFGKVNFRLHRFLSPQYGLGDCLIAGDFEYMKNGLLVPTELKDVTTSKTAIQKRYYTEGCLEVRNADAFAIGVGLKAK; encoded by the coding sequence ATGGCAATCACTACTACGGGCTATCAAAGCCCCGCAACCAAAAGAGAGGGGCTAAAACCCTCGATTTACGAAAAGATACTTTTAATCGGAGCAGACGAGACACCTATTCTTAGTTTAATAGGCACTTCAATGGTTAAAGGTATCGAACACAGTTGGCTAACAGATACACTGGCAGCCCCAAAGAAAAACGCACAGCTTGAGATTAGCGACTTTGAAGACACTAGAAAATCTACACTTCAAAAGACTTCAAACGCAGTGCAAATTTTCACATCAAACGTAAGTGTTTCTCGCTCAATGCAGGCGGTAGCTACTTATGGTGGTAAAGAGCTTGAAAGAGAAACGGCAAAGAGAGCAAAAGAGCATAAACTTGATATGGAATATGCCCTTTTTGGTCTTGGCAGAGGCTCGGCGCCGACAAATGCCAAGAAGTCGGTTTTTGAAGCTCCAAAAGTAAGAACAGATGGTGCAGCAGGCGAGATGGCGGGCATATTCCACTTCTTAGCAAAAGGCAAAGCTTCTTTTGATACAAACGGAGCTATCGGCATGAGAGGTAACGTTATGGCTTTTGACGCCAGTAAAAATTGGGAGGGCGCTGCGACACTATTAACAGAGGAAGTCTTGGCGCAAATCTTACAGCAAATTTGGGATAGTGGTGCAAAACCTAAAGATGTGTTTTTAGGGGCAGCCCTAAAGCCTGCTATTAATAAATTTGCTCAAAGACAATTCGGAAACGAAAAAGCTATAAATTCAAGCGTTGTTAGTCTTGATACAGACTTTGGAAAGGTCAATTTTAGACTACATAGATTTTTAAGCCCACAATACGGCTTAGGTGACTGTTTGATAGCTGGCGACTTTGAGTATATGAAAAACGGACTTTTGGTTCCAACAGAGCTAAAAGACGTAACTACATCAAAAACAGCTATCCAAAAGAGATACTACACTGAGGGATGCCTTGAGGTGCGAAATGCAGATGCATTTGCTATCGGAGTTGGCTTAAAGGCTAAATAA